The Kitasatospora sp. NBC_00374 genome has a segment encoding these proteins:
- a CDS encoding zf-HC2 domain-containing protein — translation MNGGGPTDAGRGRRGAGRALLGRRGEDQTIGLRPVPGRSAEPAADEHHLGDRLSAYLDGELGHDSRERVQAHLATCPECLAEADEGRAVKHLLTRTGTPAPSSMLMSRLMAVAALPDGEHGDGPGPGGGITAPAPEAAGTLGGSRLTGGSFGRGAGSSFGGGALGAQAPIPGVDPRAERPGPLPFGAARRGVLPSVRPLAAAAEAPVLRSAAPFGRRFVFAAAGAFSVAAVTLGGVGSSLTGAADEQHSTTVTPVRSPGSGAVLPVTAELPVDYPMHRVLTSPSPGAQQQRPAQSGATPVGYPNQPLR, via the coding sequence GTGAACGGCGGCGGCCCGACCGACGCCGGCCGCGGACGACGCGGGGCGGGCCGGGCCCTGCTGGGCCGGCGCGGTGAGGACCAGACCATTGGGCTGCGCCCCGTCCCCGGGCGGTCCGCCGAGCCCGCCGCGGACGAGCACCACCTGGGCGACCGGCTCTCCGCCTACCTGGACGGCGAGCTCGGCCACGACTCCCGCGAGCGCGTCCAGGCGCACCTGGCGACCTGCCCCGAGTGCCTCGCCGAGGCCGACGAGGGCCGCGCCGTCAAGCACCTCCTGACGCGGACGGGCACTCCTGCCCCGTCCTCGATGCTGATGTCCCGGCTGATGGCCGTCGCCGCCCTGCCGGACGGCGAGCACGGTGACGGCCCCGGGCCGGGCGGCGGGATCACCGCCCCGGCACCCGAGGCCGCCGGCACGCTCGGCGGCAGCCGGCTGACGGGCGGCTCCTTCGGCCGCGGCGCGGGCTCGTCCTTCGGCGGCGGCGCGCTCGGCGCGCAGGCCCCGATACCGGGTGTCGACCCCCGCGCGGAGCGCCCCGGCCCGCTGCCCTTCGGCGCCGCGCGGCGCGGCGTCCTGCCGTCGGTGCGGCCGCTGGCCGCCGCGGCCGAGGCCCCGGTACTCCGTTCGGCCGCTCCGTTCGGCCGCCGGTTCGTCTTCGCCGCCGCCGGGGCCTTCTCGGTGGCCGCCGTCACGCTCGGCGGGGTCGGCAGCAGCCTCACAGGCGCGGCCGACGAGCAGCACAGCACCACGGTCACCCCCGTCCGCAGCCCCGGCTCCGGGGCGGTCCTGCCGGTCACCGCGGAACTGCCGGTGGACTACCCGATGCACCGGGTGCTCACCTCCCCGTCCCCCGGGGCCCAGCAGCAGCGCCCCGCCCAGTCGGGCGCCACCCCGGTGGGCTACCCGAACCAGCCCCTGCGCTGA
- a CDS encoding magnesium transporter MgtE N-terminal domain-containing protein, which yields MAGPGSRVFISHLSGVAVFDPNADQVGRVRDVVVSLRIGGRPPRVLGLVVEVVGRRRIFLPMTRVTSLESGQVLTTGVINMRRFEQRPSETLVLAELLDRTVTRVKTQEEVTVLDVAMVQTRVREWEISKVFVQVGKVGRLRKAKGETLTLDWSAVTGFSLAEEGQGAANLLATFDQLRPADLANVMHHLSAKRRAEVAAALDDDRLADVLEELPEDDQVEIIGKLKEERAADVLEAMDPDDAADLLSDLPEEAAERLLRLMEPDDAASVRRLLSYEQDTAGGLMTTEPIVLEPDATVAEALARVRIADNKPALAAQVYVCRQPNETPTGKYLGTIHFQRLLREPPYTLVGSIVDDDLDPLPPDTPLPLITSYLAAYNLVAAPVVDEGDHLLGAVTVDDVLDHLLPDDWREAALHGGDTHEHESEAAGGR from the coding sequence ATGGCAGGGCCAGGCAGCCGGGTCTTCATCTCCCACCTCTCCGGTGTCGCCGTCTTCGACCCCAACGCCGACCAGGTCGGCCGGGTCCGCGACGTGGTGGTCTCGCTGCGCATCGGCGGACGCCCGCCCCGGGTGCTCGGCCTGGTGGTCGAGGTGGTCGGCCGCCGCCGGATCTTCCTGCCGATGACCAGGGTGACCAGCCTGGAGTCCGGCCAGGTCCTCACCACCGGCGTGATCAACATGCGCCGCTTCGAACAGCGCCCCTCCGAGACGCTCGTGCTGGCCGAACTGCTGGACCGCACCGTCACCCGGGTCAAGACCCAGGAGGAGGTCACCGTCCTGGACGTGGCCATGGTGCAGACCCGGGTCCGCGAGTGGGAGATCAGCAAGGTCTTCGTCCAGGTCGGCAAGGTCGGCCGGCTGCGCAAGGCCAAGGGCGAGACGCTCACCCTGGACTGGTCCGCGGTGACCGGCTTCTCGCTCGCCGAGGAGGGCCAGGGCGCGGCCAACCTGCTCGCCACCTTCGACCAGCTGCGGCCCGCCGACCTCGCCAACGTGATGCACCACCTGTCCGCCAAGCGCCGGGCCGAGGTCGCCGCCGCCCTCGACGACGACCGGCTCGCCGACGTCCTGGAGGAGCTGCCCGAGGACGACCAGGTCGAGATCATCGGCAAGCTCAAGGAGGAACGCGCCGCCGACGTCCTGGAGGCGATGGACCCGGACGACGCCGCCGACCTGCTCTCCGACCTGCCGGAGGAGGCCGCCGAACGGCTGCTGCGCCTGATGGAGCCGGACGACGCCGCCTCGGTGCGCCGGCTGCTCTCGTACGAACAGGACACCGCGGGCGGCCTGATGACCACCGAGCCGATCGTGCTGGAGCCGGACGCCACGGTGGCGGAGGCACTCGCCCGGGTACGGATCGCCGACAACAAGCCCGCCCTGGCCGCCCAGGTGTACGTCTGCCGGCAGCCGAACGAGACCCCGACCGGCAAGTACCTCGGCACCATCCACTTCCAGCGGCTGCTGCGCGAGCCCCCGTACACCCTGGTCGGCTCGATCGTCGACGACGACCTGGACCCGCTGCCCCCGGACACCCCGCTGCCGCTGATCACCAGCTACCTGGCGGCGTACAACCTGGTGGCCGCGCCCGTCGTCGACGAGGGCGACCACCTGCTCGGCGCCGTCACGGTGGACGACGTGCTCGACCACCTGCTCCCCGACGACTGGCGCGAGGCGGCCCTGCACGGCGGCGACACGCACGAGCACGAGAGCGAGGCGGCCGGTGGACGCTGA
- a CDS encoding Mrp/NBP35 family ATP-binding protein, which produces MANETEVAAGVTEESVRKALATVHDPEINRPITEIGMVKSVDIAADGAVRVAVYLTVSGCPMRETITNRVTEAVGRVPGVTGVEVELDVMSDEQRKELSQLLRGGAPEREIAFAKPGTLTRVYAVASGKGGVGKSSVTVNLAAAMAADGLKVGVVDADIYGHSVPRMLGVEGRPTQVQDMIMPPSANGVKVISIGMFTPGNAPVVWRGPMLHRALQQFLADVYWGDLDVLLLDLPPGTGDIAISVAQLVPNAEILIVTTPQMAAAEVAERAGTIALQTHQKIVGVIENMSGMPCPHCDEMIDVFGTGGGQTVADALTRSVGATVPVLGSIPIDVRLREGGDDGRPVVLAAPDSPAAAALRTVAGKLGGRQRGLSGLSLGLTPKNKF; this is translated from the coding sequence ATGGCCAACGAGACAGAGGTTGCGGCCGGCGTGACGGAGGAGTCCGTACGCAAGGCCCTGGCGACGGTGCACGACCCGGAGATCAACCGTCCGATCACCGAGATCGGGATGGTGAAATCCGTCGACATCGCCGCCGACGGCGCGGTGCGCGTCGCGGTCTACCTGACCGTCTCCGGCTGCCCGATGCGCGAGACCATCACCAACCGGGTCACCGAGGCCGTCGGCCGGGTGCCCGGGGTGACGGGTGTCGAGGTCGAGCTCGACGTGATGAGCGACGAGCAGCGCAAGGAGCTCTCCCAGCTGCTGCGCGGCGGCGCCCCCGAACGCGAGATCGCCTTCGCCAAGCCCGGCACGCTGACCCGGGTGTACGCGGTGGCCTCCGGCAAGGGCGGCGTCGGCAAGTCGTCCGTGACGGTCAACCTGGCCGCCGCGATGGCCGCCGACGGCCTGAAGGTCGGCGTCGTGGACGCGGACATCTACGGCCACAGCGTGCCGCGGATGCTCGGCGTCGAGGGCCGCCCGACCCAGGTCCAGGACATGATCATGCCGCCGTCGGCGAACGGCGTGAAGGTCATCTCGATCGGCATGTTCACCCCGGGCAACGCCCCGGTGGTGTGGCGCGGCCCGATGCTCCACCGCGCGCTGCAGCAGTTCCTCGCCGACGTCTACTGGGGCGACCTGGACGTGCTGCTGCTCGACCTGCCGCCCGGCACCGGCGACATCGCCATCTCGGTGGCCCAGCTGGTGCCGAACGCCGAGATCCTGATCGTCACCACCCCGCAGATGGCCGCCGCCGAGGTGGCCGAGCGGGCCGGCACCATCGCGCTGCAGACCCACCAGAAGATCGTCGGCGTGATCGAGAACATGTCGGGCATGCCCTGCCCGCACTGCGACGAGATGATCGACGTCTTCGGCACCGGCGGCGGCCAGACCGTCGCCGACGCGCTGACCCGCTCGGTCGGCGCCACCGTGCCGGTGCTCGGCTCGATCCCGATCGACGTCCGGCTGCGCGAGGGCGGCGACGACGGCCGCCCGGTCGTCCTGGCCGCCCCCGACTCCCCGGCCGCCGCCGCCCTGCGCACCGTGGCCGGCAAGCTCGGCGGCCGCCAGCGCGGCCTGTCCGGCCTCTCGCTGGGGCTGACCCCGAAGAACAAGTTCTGA
- a CDS encoding sec-independent translocase encodes MFTDIGPLEVITLLVMAVVVFGPDKLPKLIQDTMGFVRKIRSFADSAKEDIRSELGPDFKDFEFQDLHPKTFVRKQLLGSTEDPLGFKELKDGLDLKSALNDEPAGAAAAAATPAAANLSKAVGTPLAADERPPFDPDAT; translated from the coding sequence GTGTTCACAGACATAGGCCCACTGGAGGTCATCACCCTGCTCGTGATGGCCGTGGTGGTCTTCGGGCCGGACAAGCTTCCGAAGCTCATCCAGGACACCATGGGGTTCGTCCGCAAGATCCGGTCGTTCGCGGACAGCGCCAAGGAGGACATCCGCAGCGAGCTCGGACCGGACTTCAAGGACTTCGAGTTCCAGGACCTCCACCCGAAGACCTTCGTCCGCAAGCAACTGCTCGGCAGCACCGAGGACCCCCTGGGGTTCAAGGAGCTCAAGGACGGCCTGGACCTCAAGTCCGCGCTGAACGACGAGCCCGCCGGCGCGGCCGCGGCCGCCGCCACCCCCGCCGCCGCCAACCTGAGCAAGGCCGTCGGCACCCCGCTGGCCGCCGACGAGCGGCCGCCGTTCGACCCCGACGCCACCTGA
- a CDS encoding DMT family transporter, whose product MPAAPTAATAAARLGAAAGPPPALPRVDLVLLAVSVAGISLSAPLISATAAPALAIACWRNVMSVGVLGPYALLRHRAELRGIGRRALLLAIAAGALLALHFALWMPSLRMTSVASATALVTTTPLWTILLMRLLGHRPPRLVWLGTCVAFLGVLVLTGVDLSLSPRALLGDALALGAGLAAAGYLLLGAEVRRTVSTTAYTLVCYTTTAAVLLVTCLVAGTELSGWSAGVWWQIVLLMVTAQLLGHSLSNRVVRTLGPSVTSTAILLETPGAALIAALWLGQWPPVAAYPAVALILLGLVLVARGGRR is encoded by the coding sequence GTGCCTGCCGCCCCGACCGCCGCCACCGCCGCCGCCCGGCTCGGCGCCGCTGCCGGGCCGCCGCCAGCGCTGCCCCGCGTCGACCTGGTGCTGCTGGCCGTCTCCGTCGCCGGGATCTCGCTGTCAGCCCCGCTGATCAGCGCCACCGCGGCCCCCGCGCTGGCGATCGCCTGCTGGCGCAACGTCATGTCGGTCGGGGTGCTCGGGCCGTACGCGCTGCTGCGGCACCGGGCCGAGCTGCGCGGGATCGGCCGGCGGGCGCTGCTGCTGGCGATCGCCGCCGGCGCACTGCTGGCGCTGCACTTCGCGCTCTGGATGCCCAGCCTGCGGATGACCTCGGTGGCCTCCGCCACCGCCCTGGTGACCACCACCCCGCTGTGGACCATCCTGCTGATGCGGCTGCTCGGCCACCGTCCGCCGCGGCTGGTCTGGCTCGGCACCTGCGTGGCCTTCCTCGGCGTGCTGGTCCTGACCGGGGTGGACCTCTCGCTGTCGCCGCGGGCCCTGCTCGGGGACGCGCTGGCGCTCGGGGCCGGTCTGGCGGCGGCCGGGTACCTGCTGCTCGGCGCCGAGGTCCGGCGGACCGTCAGCACCACCGCGTACACCCTGGTCTGCTACACGACCACCGCCGCGGTGCTGCTCGTCACCTGCCTGGTCGCGGGCACCGAGCTGTCCGGCTGGTCGGCCGGGGTCTGGTGGCAGATCGTGCTGCTGATGGTCACCGCCCAGCTGCTCGGGCACTCGCTGAGCAACCGGGTGGTCCGCACCCTCGGCCCTTCGGTCACCTCCACCGCGATCCTGCTGGAGACCCCGGGAGCGGCCCTGATCGCCGCCCTCTGGCTCGGCCAGTGGCCGCCGGTGGCCGCCTACCCGGCCGTCGCGCTGATCCTGCTCGGCCTGGTCCTGGTCGCCCGCGGGGGCCGGCGCTGA
- a CDS encoding suppressor of fused domain protein — MSHDFPLFGDFSTPDEPSDLSRAAVLAAVEARLLTAFGEAAGRAAVTFLGADRIEVLRFGPDADGLVRYATLGMAAAPMADPSAPVADPLRGPRAELVLSVRGGRDEVLRTLATFAATPQVEGLVVTPGGSLDLGEPIWPGAPFTSVLVAEPGGLVEDLELPEPAEPVRFLPLLPMTPNEAAFKRVQGAAALEERWLRGGTDLRDPQRRAVPLD, encoded by the coding sequence ATGTCGCACGATTTCCCGCTGTTCGGTGATTTCTCCACTCCTGACGAACCGTCGGACCTCTCCCGCGCGGCCGTGCTCGCCGCCGTCGAGGCCCGCCTGCTGACCGCCTTCGGCGAGGCCGCGGGCCGGGCCGCCGTCACCTTCCTGGGCGCGGACCGGATCGAGGTGCTGCGCTTCGGCCCGGACGCCGACGGGCTGGTCCGGTACGCGACGCTGGGGATGGCCGCCGCCCCGATGGCGGACCCGTCGGCGCCGGTCGCCGACCCGCTGCGCGGCCCGCGGGCCGAGTTGGTGCTCAGCGTCCGCGGAGGGCGCGACGAGGTGCTCCGCACGCTGGCCACCTTCGCCGCCACGCCGCAGGTCGAGGGCCTGGTGGTGACCCCCGGCGGCTCGCTCGACCTGGGGGAGCCGATCTGGCCGGGGGCGCCCTTCACCTCCGTCCTGGTGGCCGAGCCCGGCGGTCTGGTCGAGGACCTGGAGCTGCCCGAGCCGGCCGAGCCGGTCCGTTTCCTGCCGTTGCTGCCGATGACGCCGAACGAGGCCGCCTTCAAGCGGGTGCAGGGCGCGGCCGCGCTGGAGGAGCGCTGGCTGCGCGGCGGTACCGATCTGCGGGACCCGCAGCGGCGCGCGGTACCGCTGGACTGA
- the corA gene encoding magnesium/cobalt transporter CorA has product MSMINNLRAAVRPNRRRADSYDSMHPGHPISAVVDCAVYQHGKRAGEACSPREAARLVKLCRDEDAGAFSWIGLHEPTEAEFEGIAQRFGLHPLAVEDAVHAHQRPKVERYDDVLFAVFKTIRYVDHDQLTPTSEVVETGELMVFAGRDFVITVRHGGHSSLQELRHRLEADADGTGLLAKGPSAVLHAIADQVVDNYLLVADRLQTDVDEIEFDVFANKGGRGADVGRVYQLKREVLEFKRAVTPLLRPMQLLSEPVQRLVDPDIQKYFRDVADHLARVTEQVHGFDELLNSLLQANLAQVSVAQNEDMRKITAWAAIFAVPTMITGIYGMNFDYMPELHHKYGYPLVLGSVVVICVGMYRGFRRNGWL; this is encoded by the coding sequence ATGTCGATGATCAACAACCTGCGCGCCGCCGTCCGGCCGAACCGTCGCCGGGCCGACTCCTACGACTCGATGCACCCCGGACACCCCATCTCCGCCGTCGTCGACTGCGCCGTCTACCAGCACGGCAAGCGGGCCGGCGAGGCCTGCAGCCCGCGCGAGGCGGCCCGGCTGGTCAAGCTCTGCCGGGACGAGGACGCCGGGGCCTTCAGCTGGATCGGCCTGCACGAGCCGACCGAGGCCGAGTTCGAGGGCATCGCCCAGCGCTTCGGCCTGCACCCGCTGGCGGTGGAGGACGCGGTGCACGCGCACCAGCGGCCCAAGGTCGAGCGCTACGACGACGTGCTCTTCGCGGTCTTCAAGACCATCCGCTACGTCGACCACGACCAGCTCACGCCGACCAGCGAGGTGGTCGAGACCGGCGAGCTGATGGTGTTCGCGGGGCGGGACTTCGTGATCACCGTCCGGCACGGCGGGCACAGCTCGCTGCAGGAGCTGCGGCACCGCCTGGAGGCCGACGCCGACGGCACCGGGCTGCTCGCCAAGGGCCCGTCCGCGGTGCTGCACGCGATCGCCGACCAGGTGGTCGACAACTACCTGCTGGTGGCCGACCGGCTGCAGACCGACGTGGACGAGATCGAGTTCGACGTCTTCGCCAACAAGGGCGGCCGCGGCGCCGACGTCGGGCGGGTGTACCAACTCAAGCGCGAGGTACTGGAGTTCAAGCGAGCCGTCACCCCGCTGCTGCGGCCCATGCAGCTGCTGTCGGAGCCGGTCCAGCGGCTGGTCGACCCGGACATCCAGAAGTACTTCCGCGACGTCGCCGACCACCTGGCCCGGGTCACCGAGCAGGTGCACGGCTTCGACGAGCTGCTGAACTCGCTGCTCCAGGCCAACCTGGCGCAGGTCTCGGTCGCCCAGAACGAGGACATGCGCAAGATCACCGCCTGGGCGGCGATCTTCGCGGTGCCCACCATGATCACCGGCATCTACGGCATGAACTTCGACTACATGCCGGAGCTGCACCACAAGTACGGCTATCCGCTGGTGCTCGGCAGCGTCGTGGTGATCTGCGTCGGGATGTACCGGGGCTTCCGCCGCAACGGGTGGCTGTAG
- a CDS encoding DUF1003 domain-containing protein, giving the protein MQRTESTGGSSARARLDQPRTGRPGLITLPTYDPEAFGKLSERIARFLGTGRFIVWMTVVVLMWVIWNTLLPDKVHFDDYPFIFLTLMLSLQASYAAPLILLAQNRQDDRDRVNMEQDRARSDRNIADTEYLTREVAALRQGLGEVATRDFLRSELQSLLKELDERRDTSEVL; this is encoded by the coding sequence ATGCAGCGCACCGAGAGCACCGGCGGCAGCTCCGCCCGGGCCCGGCTGGACCAGCCGCGCACCGGCCGGCCGGGCCTGATCACCCTGCCGACGTACGACCCGGAGGCGTTCGGCAAGCTCTCCGAGCGGATCGCCCGCTTCCTCGGCACCGGCCGGTTCATCGTCTGGATGACGGTCGTGGTCCTGATGTGGGTGATCTGGAACACCCTCCTTCCGGACAAGGTGCACTTCGACGACTACCCCTTCATCTTCCTGACCCTGATGCTCTCGCTGCAGGCCTCCTACGCGGCGCCGCTGATCCTGCTGGCGCAGAACCGCCAGGACGACCGGGACCGGGTCAACATGGAACAGGACCGCGCCCGCAGCGACCGCAACATCGCCGACACGGAGTACCTGACCCGGGAGGTCGCGGCCCTGCGGCAGGGTCTCGGCGAGGTGGCCACCCGGGACTTCCTCCGCTCCGAACTGCAGTCGCTGCTCAAGGAGCTGGACGAACGGCGGGACACCTCCGAGGTGCTGTGA